cccaggcacccctataaagtCCTAAGTATTAAGTGGGGTTTAAAGTACTGTGGGAGCATTGAAGAGGAAATGAATTATGACTGGAGAACTCAGGAAAGTTTTCTGAAAACGTGAGCTGGACTTTGAAGGATGAGTATAAttttggataaaggattctcggctgcatattttttctgtttagcacactgtagatatcgtgccaagcctttctggcctgccaagtttcaaaggagagatcagtcacgagtcttataggtctccctttataagtgagggcacgtttatcccttgctgctttcagaattttctctttatccttgtattttgccagtttcacaatgatatgtcgtgcagaagatcgattcaagttacgtctgaagggagttctctgtgcctcttggatttcaatgcctttttccttccccagttcagggaagttctcagctataatttcttcaagtaccccttcagcacctttccctctctcttcctcctctgggataccaattatgcgtatattatttctttttagtgtatcacttagttctctaattttcccctcatactcctggatttttttatctctctttctttcagcttcctctttctccataactttatcttctagttcacctattctctcctctgcctcttcaagccgagccgtcgtggtttccattttgttttgcatttcgtttaaagcgtttttcagctcctcgtgactgttccttagtcccttgatctcagtggcaagagattctctgctgtcctgtatactgttttcaagcccagcgattaattttatgactattattctaaattcactttctgttatattatttaaatcctttttgatcagttcattagctgttgttatttcctggagattcttctgaggggaattcttccgtttggtcattttggatagttcctggagtggtgaggacctgcagggcacttcccctgtgctgtggtgtataactggagttggtgggcggggccgcagtccgacctgatgtctgcccccagcccaccgctggcgccacagtcagactggtgtgtgccttctcttccactctcctaggggtgggattcactgtggggtggcgtggcccgtctgggctacttgcacactgccaggcttgtggtgctggggatctggcgtattagctggggtgggtaggcaaggtgcacgggggctggaggggcaggcctagctcgcttctccttaggtgatccacttcaggaggggccctgtggcagcgggagggagtcagatccgctgccggaggtttggctccgcagaagcacagagttgggtttttGCGCTgtgcgagcaagttccctggcaggaactggttccctttgggattttggctgggggatgggcgggggagatggcgctggcgagcgcctttgttccccgccaagctgagctctgccgtctgtccgggggctcagcagctctccctccctttgtcctccagccttcccgctttccgagcagagctgttaacttatgacctcccagacgctaagtcgcgcttgctgtcggaacacagtccgtcaggcccctccgcttttgccagccagactcgggggctccgcttggccgggcgagccgcccctccgccccggctccctcccgccagtccgtggagcgcgcaccgcctcgccgcccttcctaccctcttccgtgggcctctcatctgcgcttggctccggagactccgttctgctaatcctctggcggttttctggcgAAGGATGAgtataattttgagagaaaagagggaaatcaAAAGTTCTTAGTAGTCTTGGGTGAACGAAGAGCATTCTGGGTAAGAGAAGTACAGCTAATAAATGAGCTGTGGGAACTCAGTACCTCTCCACCCCATgattttaacttgtttttgttGAAGGGGTTGATTTCCAGTTTATCCTTTCAGGACCAGTATACAAAGACTCATGCCAGTTAGCATTCGTTTATCCATAAAATGGCCCAAAATCCAGGAAAGAGATTTCTTCATGGATCTTTTCTAATAAAAGTTATCTTTTTATATGCACTGGAGACAAGCCCTCTTTCAGATCTCTTGATTCAGTACCCCAAACATTAAATGAGTGCCTACTATGGTTATGGCATATATTATTTTCTACAAGGGTACCAAAGTGAAGACATAGCCCCTATCTTCATAGAAGTTAGAGTCTTGGAGGAGTCAAATGTATATGCAGCTAATGGCAAAGCGTATTATAGAttctataaaagataaaatgtaatgGAGATCAGAAGAGGAAGAAGTTAACTTCAATGGGGAAATCTTGAAGGCTTCACGCAAGCAATGTCTTAAATATTAATAGACTTAGTGATGAGTGAAGCAGGATATTTGCTCATCATAAGAAAAGTCTGCTTGGACAAAGATATAAAAGGGGATggtgtgggggctcctgggtggctcagtcagttgggcgtccgactttctgcttagatcatgatctcacagtttgtgggttcaggccccatgtcgggctctgtgctgacagctgagagactagagcctgcttcagattctgtgtctccctctctctctgccccttccccactcgcactctgtctctgtctctctcaaaaataaataaacaaaaaaaaagttaaaaaaaagggggagatgGTGTGTTTGAGGAAGCACATATAATTTGGTATGAttgaggggagtgggaggtgagTCTCATGGGAGATAAGCTTTGAAAACCGGGTTAAAAAGAATCTTGGGATGCCAAACCGGGAACTTTGGGCTTTACTCTGGGGACCAGGTGGAGCATACTCAAATCTGTGTTTGGGAAGATAACAAGCAGCCCTGTGAGGAATGGATGGGAAAAGAAGGGTCAGTTTGGAGGTGGATGGAATTGTCCAGAGAGGAGATAATACTGGTGTTACCTAGGAAGCAGGAGCTGGTGTGGAAAGGAGAGAGTGGATAGAGAGATGTGACCAAGATAGAATCAAGACTTAGTGATGTCCCATTGTGGGTGTAGGATGGTTTAGGGATCCCTAGCTTGGGAAACTGTGAGTTTCCCAAGAATGGGAGTACTGCTACCCAGCAGGAGGAATATGGGGAAAAGATAAAGGGCTTGCTTTGACTGTCAGAGGTGTCTGTGGAGAGGGCATCAGAGACGCGGTAGTAGCAATTGAAAGCAAGGTCAGGGCTGGAGATACAGATTTGGGGATCATCCAGAAATGGCTGCTACAACCATAAAGCGTTGCACTTCCCTAGAGAGACCAGGGTTTCAGCCTTagaactattgacattttggtctatgtaattctttgttgtgagagAGCTGTAGGAAATTTGGCACCCTTGGCCTCTACCCGCTGGATGCCAGTAGACATCCCCTCAGTTGCAACAACCCAAAATGTTTCCAGATGTTGTCAAATGTCCCTTGGAGGGCAAAATCAACCTCATAGAGGACTATTACTCCAGGAGAGTGCAGAGTCGGAAGTGAAGATGGCCAAGGGCAGAACCTTCTGCTTCTAAGGTCAcagtcagaaaggaagaaggcacATTAGAAGCAATGGGGGGAGGTGACTGTGTCACAGATGGGGTGGCCAGCAGTGTAACGGTCGACAAAAGGATTTGGAGACAAAAGAGGCCTTGGCAGTGGTGAGAGCTTTATGATCCCTCAGGAAGCAATTCCTGTTGTGCCTCCTGAATGTGCCTTTCCTTACTTTCTAGCCTTTCCCCAGAGAGGGAGTAAACTGCCCACTTGGGCCATAAGTAAGAAGACTGGGACAGATGTCAGTGTACCCCCAAAGTTTGCCTGGTTGCTTTGCAGACTGTTAACTATTCCTCTTCCACTATTTTCTCATTCTACTTTCtccattagtttcttttttcattcataaagTGGTTTagtagaaatatagaaatatatatccATACCATTTAATCCAAATAATAACCCTGCAAAGCACCTtcattcttcttcccattttgcagatgaagaaactgaagctcccAGAgggaagtggcttgcccaagacTCTACAGCCAAGGAGTAGGAGAGCTGATACCCAAATCTTCTGATCACATAGGGACTGAGAATATTCTTCATCACACCGTGATTGCTTCTTTGACTGCCACTCCTACCAcctagcatttttcttttcagagtgaCTGATATTCCATCTCTCCTGGGATAGAGCCTTCCTTAACTGTAAGGGAATCGATGACTTGTTTCTCTTCTTGCACCCTGCCcatattatcatttctttttcctttctttttcttttcttttcttctcaagtaagctctaggcccaatgtggggctttaactcatgacctcaagatcaagaggcacatgctcttctgactgagccattcaggcacccccaTCCGCATAGTACCATTTCTGCTCATTGTGCATTGTttggtgcctgagtgtctcatcTTGTGAGGGCATTAGCAAGGTGGTCTTCTGCCCAAGGGTAGCACTGTGATGTTTGCACAGTGAGGTGAGGCCAAGCCTGCAGGGATTCTGCATGGTGAAGACAAGGTGGAACAGGTTGCAGTCCCAACTCTGGGCCCTAGAGAATCTCCCTAATGGCTGCTGGATCTAGGCCAAGGGTCAGCTCCCTCAGGGACATCGATGTATATCCAAGGCTGGCAGTGGCATGCTAGACCCCAGTAACTCCTCAAATACTGTCATCTTGATTTCCACCCTGGAAatcctccttcatttctttctgctcttctcaGACATTCTACTCTGGCTCTTTGTTTCTTGGCACCTTTCATGTTCCCCTATCCACCATTGCCTTAgcatttggacatttttttttttttttttttgagagcgagagggcGCCAGTGAGCtagggacacacacagagaatcctgtgaggggcaaagagagaggaagagagacacagagaagggggactgacccaaagcagggctccagctcacccgAAGTGAAGCTCGTGCTCATCTGAGGTGGGACTagaactgatgaaccatgagatcctgacctgagcctaagtcagatgcttaagcgactgagccatccaggcgccctggcaTTCTTAATAATAGTAATCACAATAGCCACCATTTACTGAGGGTTTTTTCAGTGCCAGGCACAGACAGTGAGGtaactgaggcttagagatgtCACATAAGTCTATCTAAGGTCACACAAATATTAAGGTATGGATCAGCATGTctaatagtaaaagaaaagaaacaggtgaaattaattttatcaatttttaaaatttaattcaatatACTACGACATTATTTCAACATGTCATCAGTATGTAAAATGACTAGTGagatatttacattctttttttcataacaaCTCTTTGAAATACAGAGTGTACTTTATTTACTCTTACATCACTTCTCAGTTCAttctaatttgtttaaaaaatttttttgagagagagagagtaggggaggggcagagagagagagagacagagagagacagagaatctgaaatagaCTCCGCACTATCAGGGCTTTGCCTgaggatgtggggcttgaatacaagagccatgagatcatgatctgagccaaagtcaaccactgagcctcccaggggcccctcactTCTCAGTTCAGATTAGCCATAGTTCAAGTACTATGTTCACAGTATACAGTACATAGTACTATGTGCACATGAGGTCAGTGGCTACTGTACTGGACAGCACAAGTACAGATCAAGGATTCTGACCTACCTCCACTTGACCactttatagcttttttttttttttaatgttatttatttttgagacagagagacggagcatgaacgggggaggggcagagagagagggagacacagaatctgaagcaggctccaggctccgagctgtcagcacagagccccacgcggggcttgaactcactaatggtgagatcatgacctgagctgaagtcggatgctgaacctactgagccacccaggcgcctctacttTATAGCTTTTCTAAGGATGGTGAAAGCAGGCTGGTACTGTCCATCGAAATTCAGGTTTGCAAAATATAATATCTAAATTGGGATAAGATTTCATTATAAAGTAGAATAAAGTGTCTCAAAACTGAGGTCCAAAATTTGTTAAATCCTTTGAAAAAGCATGTGTTAGAGAAGCTGacatttccctcttagaactgatACTTCTGGGATGGGACAGGAATGTTTGTTCCCTTTTGTGTGACCCTGTTATTGTTCTGTCTTCATAAATACCATCCAGGAAGACTGGATTTTCTCTGGCCTGGAGCCAGGTGGTGGAAAAATCCTTTGCCCTGGGGCCCTTCTCTGGTCCATAGGGCAGGCATCTGACCATTTCTGACTCGGCTCACCAACCCCTCATGGTGGCTCCTGAAGGGATTGTTGAACtctgggaggaaagaaggggTTGGTTAGCCATCATTTCCTGGTTATAACAGTGGATAGGTCTTTGTTCTGGACACTTTGCCAGGCACACTGCATGTGCTATCCTTTTATACCTCCCCACCATCCTCTGACATCATCACTAGCACCTGCAAAACCCAGAGAGGTGAAGAGGTTcattcagggtcacacagctaataaccCAGAGCTTTCTGACACCACAGGCAAAGATCACAGCATTCCAGACTTTGGAGGTTTTAATACTTTCTGACCAACCATAAACATGGGAACAAGGGTTGCCGACAAGAAATTTTCACATCTGTGTTCTGTTTCTATGTTAATTAGCCCTGGCAGGGTGCTTAGGGTTGATTTCAGTCTGTAAGTTTTGGGGTCAGATATTCaggacattaaaaagagagagagagagagagagagagagagagagagagatagagagagacagccagcTTCCCTTTCTATATCGGGAGGTCCAGCGTCAGGAAACCTAGGAGGGCTGcttgatctttcttttcttgttcctgatgaGTTAGAAGACCTTTGGTGCCCGGGAGCCCTGTTGCTTTAAGCCTAAGCCCTGGTTTGGGAGGAGACTGGGAGGGCAATGGAGGGTGCCCGCCTACCTGGGGGAACCTGCCGGAGGTGAGGCTGGAACCGCTCGGGATGCGAGGTGGGCGGGGGCAGGCTGAAAGTTGGAGCAAGCAGGAAGTGAGCCGAGGGCCGCCCGGGAGGAAACAGACTAGGCGAGTTTGCCGCTGACAGGCCTGAGCCGCTTGGAGACATGGTGAGCGAGCTGAAAACCAGGAAGGGGCTGATTCAAAGACGGGCCAgagtgggctgggggctggggatcAAGAGAGCGCGGCGGCAAAGTCGGAGGGCTGGGCCAGGGCTGACTGGCCTTTCTCCTTTGACAACTTGACTGCAAAAAGTTCGGAGCTGCCTGGGCGGGTGTTCCTGCTTCTTCTCTACTCCCTCCCCTGACCTCTGTGCCGGCCTGGAGCAGGGtttcggtgggggtgggggatccgAATTCCAGGCGAGGAGCTGCTGAGAAGCCTTTCatctcctcctccagccctccagcCGCCGGGTGTTGTGACACCCCTGGGCAGCACCTCTGAAGTTCTCAGGGCGGATTCCAGCCCAGCggcagacacccccccccccccgcccccccgcgcgCCTCCCGCCTGCCTTTCACTTTAGCCCTATACCGAAACCCTAGGAATCTGTCTCTCTGCCGGGTCTGAGGAATCAGCCCCCTCTCCATAAACGTGAGGAAGAGAACTAAGGGTTTGTAAAAGAACCAGAAGTTGGATTTCTGTGATAACCCATTTAGTTTGGACCCACGGCTCCTGGCCTGTTTCAAGAGGTCTAGTGGGTCAGGGTGGGAGGAGCTTAATAATGGTTTTCCCTCCTTGTTCAAAAACCTTATCATCAGCCAGGGCAGATTGGCCCTCCATTTCCCCCAACACCCAGgctgctgtttttatttaatatctgcTTAAGCAGGCAGTCGTGGCTTGGTGCCTGCGCATGGTGCTGTGTGGTGGGGAAAGCAGAAGTTTGTGGCGCAATGACTGTCCCTCATGGGGCCTGGTGAGGGACTTAGAGCCTGGTTGCTGTTGCTCTGGGTCACAGCAGTTAGGCTGGAGGCCTGGGACCCGAACTGCTCTCCAGCTACTCTCTTGCAGGGAAGGGGGGGTGTGCTAGCTGAGGGTGTTCTGCTGCCCAGCACACATATTTGTAACAAGGACCCTTTGGTAAGTAATGGTTTAGGGTTTCTACTTTGTAAGATGCCTGCTCAGCAGTTCCCTCTAACCCAATCAGAGGAGCAAGGAAACAGTGGAGAGGGATTTAGTgctgtgtttcttttcctcatcAGGGGCCCTGAGAACCTGAAAAGAAATTTGATCCAGTCTGTCTAGCATCAGCACTCAACTTCCGAgacttaaaaatgcatttattttttgattacaTGAGTAATACGTGAAAACATTCTTTTTGTAAACagttcaaacattaaaaaaaaaaaaaaaaaaaaagctaaagtcCATCTTaggccttctcctcctccagcctctgagGCTGAGTCTCAGTTCCTCCACTGCTTGACCTAATTAACCCCTGTGTTGCTGCCCAGGAGGAGGCCAGTGGAGGTGGAGGAAATGATCGTGTACGGAACCTGCAGAGTGAGGTGGAAGGAGTCAAGAATATCATGACCCAGAATGTGGAGCGGATCCTGGCCCGAGGAGAAAACCTGGACCATCTCCGCAAcaagacagaggatctggaagCCACAGTGAGATGGGGAGCCCACtgggggtagaggaagagaggggagggtagGATTGTTGAGGTTTGGGGGTTGGTGGTGTTGGGGGCAAAATGAATAGGAGGAAAGTCTGCCTTTTCACTTGTTTTGGGAATTGATGAGCGAGTCCCCAGTTCTGATTCTGCTCTATTCCACTGATTGGGACTGGGATCCAGGGAAGGGGTCCAACGATGGGGGAGGGTGGATGGGGCTGACTGTTGGAGGTATTTTCTGAGACAGACGACCCTGGTCAGGCCTTGCATTCTTAGGCTTCTCTCCCATgaaactgatttttctctttgaaggCTTCCCTTGACAATCATTTGGACCTGACCTCCCCAGGGCAAAAATATTGGCTCTGGAAAATCCTCCTAGGGCCTTTGGCCTTCTCTGGGAGTTATTTGGCAGGGGGTAGAAAACTGCTGGAGTTTTGCTGAGTCTGCTTTCAAAAGAAGCTGGGAAGAGCAGTGAAATTCTTTGATCAAAGGGTCCTCTGCTAACTGAAGGCTAGAATAATATCTCCCACACATCTTGCTAGACctcattcctctctccctccagccaGGGGCTGAAGCCAGCTGCTCAGGGAGGGAGTAACTCTAACAAAGTAACTCCAATAAAGGCTGGAGCCTAAGGTTCCACGTCCACAGGGAGAGACTGGCCATGGCTTTCTGAGTCCTGTGTGTAATTTTGGGTATAGGTCCTTTGTCTCCTGTCTCCCTGGGACTTAGTGTTTCTTTCCATAGCCTAATCAGGGGAGCATGGCCCAGGGAAACTTAATTTCTGCAACTTGAGTTGAGGAGAAAGAGCAGTTTCTGTCACCTCCAACCTCCATGCTGCCCTGGCCCACCCTCCAGCCTCAGTAGTCCCCGTGGGGTGAGGGGTCATGGATCCAGGGAGATGTGACCATCTGGAGCTTGCACCCCTTGGCCCCAATGTGTGCCCTCCCAAGGTGGATCGTGCAGACAGTATCGCACCCCTGGGTGTGAGCATAGGTGCTTCAAGGTGCATGATGGTGCAGGGTAAGAAGAGAACGGGGAAAGCAGGGGGCCAAAGGGAGTCCAAGAACTCTAAATTTGAACGTGGCCCACCAGACTGTCATGAAGGCAGGAGGACAGAACATTTTTTGTCTAACAGTCTGTTATTTCAACCGATCACTTAAGTATTTAGATGTACGGCGTGTGGGCCTCTGTTCCAGTGGGAGGATGCACTGGTTCACTCTGCCTTATCCCCCAACAGTCGGAGCACTTCAAGACCACGTCACAGAAGGTGGCTCGGAAATTCTGGTGGAAGAACGTGAAGATGATTGTCCTTATCTGTGTGATTGTTTTTATCATCATCCTCCTCATCGTGCTCTTTGCCACCCATGCCATCCCAACTTAgggagcccctcccctgccccccgtcTTCCTCTTCAGGGAAGCCCTCCATAGTGGGTGCCAAGAAGGGCCCTCTCTCCCATCCTCAGCAGGAAATGctgctctgtcctccctcccctcatTCTGAGGCCCCGCTGCCATACTGTCTGCCCCAGGGAGCACCTTGGTCCCCTGGAAGGAGAGAGCCGGACCATGGCTGCATTTCATGGGCTCTCAGAGTTGGTTGGAGAGACACCCAGAAGGCCCAGCATGTGGCTGGGAAACTGATGGTGGCCGGTGGGCAATAAAGACCTTTCAGTATCTCTACACATGTGAGGTAATTTCTCCCCTTCCATTTTGCCTTTGgcccttctatttcttttcccccTGGGCACGCCTTCTGGCTGAGATTCTCGTATTTGAGGTCCAAGTTGTTGGAGGGGTAGAGAGTGTATATTTGGAGAAGAAAGATGGAGCCTCCTCATTCTTCTCTATTATCCACAGGTCTCAAGAATCAGAATTTTCTGAGGGTCTCAGCAAATGGaaaattcaaaatcattttaggGTGGTGTGCAAGACTCCTAAGTGTCCATCTTGGGTCTTGCCATGCTGCAGGAAGCGTTAGCCGAGACAGCCTGAGggcctcctgcctctcctgtcATTGCCATCTCTCTTCTGTGGCCCTGTTGCAGTTGAGTGAGGGGTTGGAGGAACCGggctgcttttccttctctttggttcttcaaagttcttttttttttttaagtaatctctacaacccatcatggggcttatcctcacaaccccgagatcaagagtctcatgctcttccgactgaccCAGCTGGGTGCCCCTGGTTCTACAAAGTTCTATTTGTCTtttgtctgcccctgcccctttggGACTTAGCAGGGCCTCTGGGTCTCAGCTGAGGGGGCGAGCATCTCTCCCCATGTCTCGTGGTTGGGCCCAGTCAGTGTCATAGGACAGGGCCTAtggccctccttcccctccatgtACAATGGGCCTCTTTGTCTTTgggcttccctcctccccaccaggtTCCACCTCATCGccactctttcctctctcttggtTTGGGGAAAGGGTTCTTGTCATTTCTGTCCCTATTTCTCCCCTGGGCTTtccagtattaaaaaaaacccaaaaacctgttttggggagggggtgtAGAAGGAACAGGtttgggagacagaatctgggaCTCCTACTGGCAAGTCCTGGAATCATACTCTGAAAgccagggaggaaaaagaaaaaaaaaaaaaaaagccctctggGCTGTCTTTGTCCTCCTAGGTCCTCCTAGGTCAGACTACAGCCATCCTCTCTCCTCAGGCCACTCCTGGACTCAAGGTCCACAGAACTGGGGTGAAACCTCTTCCCTGGGACCCAGAGTGCCCAGGGTGGGGATGAAGGCTGTCCTCACAGGGGCTCAACCCAAGGAGGGAAGCCCTCAACCTCCTTCCTCAAGAGCAGCCACAGTTGTGTTGGtagtggcagggggtggggtggagaacaGGTGGCTGTGACTTGTTTGCAGCAGTGAGAGGAGAGGGCGAGAACGGGTAGAGTCAGGAAGGCTCTGGAGGGGTGGCCTCGCCCATCTTCCGATGGAGGAGCAGGGTCATATGAGGGCAGGGCTGCAGCTGCCCTTGTGGTgaagagggaaatacagaaaagccAGAACTAGCACCTTCTTCGTGGGGGtccgttttcttttttaagcgAGGCGCCATTCACacaacatacagtgtatacgTGTACGTACAATTGTAACACACAGCGGTGCCGTTTCAAAGTAGACAATTCAGTGGTAGGTAGTGCATTCACAATGTTGATTGTGAATAAACTTTCTTTCGTTCCAAAACTTTCTTGCGGAGTCGGTTTTTGGGTACCGGTGGCATGCATTCACCGAGGTGGCAGAGACCCCGCCTGGCTGGCGGTCCGCGTCGTCTCTAGCACAGCGCCATCGCCGTGGCACTGGGACGGTTGCTTGTTGCGGGCGATGCCTGTCTCCAGAGCCCACTTCACTGGGCCCCCCGACGTGTGGGGGTGCCGAGCGCAGAACGAGCCCCGGGCTGCTCAGGCACAGGCGCCCGGTTCCGGGGGCTGGGGAGCCAGGCGAAGCTGGGCCGGACGCCTGCAGCTTTCGCTTTTCGTTGGCCCGGGTGCGGGCTCGGGGCAggcgcgccccccgcccccgcggccgcggccccgcccctccgctTCCTCCCGGGTGTGTGGCACCGCGGCAGCTCGGCGACAGAGGAGCGGGAGCCGGCCCAGCGGCGGCAGCAGCGATGGTGAGGGCCCCGGGCGGGGCGGAGCCGACCGCGCAGGGAGGCAATGGGCGACGTGTGGGT
This genomic stretch from Panthera uncia isolate 11264 chromosome A3 unlocalized genomic scaffold, Puncia_PCG_1.0 HiC_scaffold_12, whole genome shotgun sequence harbors:
- the VAMP8 gene encoding vesicle-associated membrane protein 8; translated protein: MEEASGGGGNDRVRNLQSEVEGVKNIMTQNVERILARGENLDHLRNKTEDLEATSEHFKTTSQKVARKFWWKNVKMIVLICVIVFIIILLIVLFATHAIPT